The DNA region TGTAGTAATTTACTTGTGCAGTGattaaagtttataaaatattagtAAGAATTAAGTTTTGATCAATTTATAACATATTGTATTtccctaaaaaaaattaaaattatttaatacaaaTGTCAGAAATTGATAGGTAATTATCCAATGCCTTTCAGGTTGGTTAGATTAATTATTATTCCCTTATAAAGTTGaagttcatctttttttttcaaatttggtctctTTCAAGTTACGTtgtattaaaatttatcaatgtaaaatatCTAATGGAGTCGTACACGAAATTTCTCTATACGTCAAAAGAAAGTCTAACGGTAATTATCCAGTCATTTATCTTCTTACAGACAGTTTTTGTAATCATATAAGAAagcatgaaaattaaattaaaaaaataaaattgtgaatgCAAATTAAGGCatataattaatttctttaacatATATATCAATGAACAAATTAATTAACTGGTTTATATATTAATACAGTGTATTAGGTATAAATATATCTGTAGATTCCATATTATCTAGACAATAAGACTACTTCTAATAGAAAAACAGAACTTTTATGATCACTAACCGAAGTTCCTCTCTGTAAAATTGAGGcaaaaatttattgttcatttcaaaaaaaaaatattttaaaatttttcagttagtttttataagaattacaaTGGCCGGAACAACaacatttaaagtaaaatgaaattaCCGGTATTGTACAACAAAAATTCACACACTTATGGATAAAAAAAGTTCAGTTACAGCTAACCCACCTTGTCTAAGTTGTATGTAACTTCATCCACCAGTTTCTTGTATTTAGTGATTTCTTTTGCATATTCATCAAATGAGTGAGTCTCTCCTAGGAATACGTCAACATCAGCATCCgcctatcaaaattttaatcattgcatcaaaaaatgaattaaatcaaaACCCCAAAATAACCAAAAGATACACATACAGAAAAGCAAAGAACGAACAATTAAAGACAGGGAATATACGAGtcttattaataattattttttattttggtatCTTTATTGGGATACTCTGCTTCCAAAATTAATGTTGGGAATAGGATTGATACAAAACTAATGGGAACTAAACACAGACTGACCTGTTTGGAGATCAGGAAGTTGTACTTGTCGTAGATCTTGCAGTGCTCCACTGGTCCCACGCTCTCTTTCTTGATCAACTCCTTCACTTTCTCTTTGTGGGCTTCTAGAATCTCCTTCAGTACGACTGGTTGTAGATTGGACTTGGCTTTGTTTCCACTCTGTAAGCAATTCAAGTTAAATATTATTAAGTTGATATTAACAATTCTATAACAATTAACAGCTAGCACAGGACTGACCACTTCAGATTTTTAATAATCTTGTTATcgcaaaaaatttaattttttgacgattggtttcttaaaatttttaagctTGCAAGTCAAtcccattttttaaaactctgaCAACATTTTTTCCTTTACTAGTAAAACTCATTCACTTATCCAAAgtaaatcatttcaattttataaagcACGCTGATTCCCTCCCTCTACCTCAAATTAAAGACATAacattatagtacatgtaattgaaaatttttaccCAGTCTAGGTACAGTTTTGTCTCCACCCTTGGCACTTGTTGGGAAGCTTTGATCATGACATCATACACATTCAAGATGATGACTTCAAATTCTTTGAAGGTTGGTTCAAATTTGATGGCGGTTCCATCCAAGATAAGTCTCAGAATGAACCCGGGGTGCTCATATGCACGAGTAGATGTCTgtttggaaaagaaaaattactCCTTTGATACAAGTAATCTTTATAGAAGCAAGCAGAAATTCAAGAAAGATCTGTAAAGTTTAGTTAAGGGCCTTACTGGGGGTTGGCACAGAAGATCTGAATAATCATCGAGGGAGTTGAGTGTCAACTGCTGAAGGTTGTCAGTCATCAGTGTAGCAGCGCAGTTGAAGAAAGACTCCAGTTTCTCTGGGTCTTGGTTGCTTGGCACCTGTTTCCGTTTGTTTCCCTCGTAAAACATTACCTGGACTTCAGGAAACCAtcttggaaaaaaaaagaaaccaagtGTTTTAATCAGAATGGCACAATTTTATGAAagtgaaaattaaagttttgtgacctatgtacatacatgtactaatacttaCTGCAACTGTGAAAAACTTTTGAAATGTTCACTGAAATCTTTCTcaaatatttctaaacataaaCTAGCTGTCTACCAATAGGTAGGTTATGcatattgttaatttaaaaagacTCAGTAGTTGAAATCAGttgcaacataaaaaaaatgtttcactgGTAAAACATAAAGCAGTCCTCttaaataaaaagcaatttACAGTATGGGTTCAgtttttgttcctttttttttttcgttccttttttttttcatatagtaAGTCAAAGAAATGCAGCAATCAAGTCAATAAGGAATGGGGTATAATTTGCATTCTGCAGAGATCATCAAGGTAAAATTcattcattgtttaatttaatctgttttataaaaagtattcattaaaaaaaattagtatgatattcaaaatttatatttcaacCACATCAAACATTATCTAATTCAATATCTAGGGGAAAACTAGTTGCATTTTAACAGACTATATTTGTCTTAAGATTTTACCTTGAACTACAATTAAGTTACATAAACATGCACACACAGATTACACTTTGTCATTGTTTTAACCTCAGACATTGTGGTTTTATAAAGATGTTAACAAATTATCTtggcttatatttaaaaaacaaaacatataatcAATCCACATGTAGCCATTTAAACATTGAGGTAAGAATTTAGAACTAAAACCCTGTCATTCATCATTATAAAACTTGACAGCCAAAACATTCAACTTGGACCTGTTCCAATTAAAATCCAAATTCTTTATACGTTGATCAAAGAGAATAATATGATTCATCATGGGGAGTTGAAACCATGCAATTTTCATTCTTGCACtataaacataatatctatGTGCATGTAGTTTCTAAATTTAGTCACACTGCTCTGAAggtcattaaaatatattaaaggaCAGTTAATCAAACTCTTTTCTATTTGATCAaattatttattgcttttacaATTAATAGCATTTCAGCTATATTGATTAATTAGAGTCTAATACTTTGGGAAAGCTTTGGTTTTTGGCAACATTCATGATATGACTTAATGGGAATTTCCAGATGACCTATAGCTGTACACATGCAATATTAATTTAACAATTCTTTTTagatctttgaaaattttctacTTCTAAAATAGTCTACACTTGAAAAAATTTAATAGTAATTAAGATTAAAGTTTTGGCAAGATGTTAACAAAGTATTCCATGACTCATTTGGAAATTCTGGAAACATCACTTTTTCCGTCCAAGATCTGAATAATATTGTAATTCCTTATGAGAtcttgacttttttttaatttctttctcTGATATGATTTACATACACATCAAATCATGTTAATGACTCACTTCTTCATTAATTGGTCCTTGGCATTCTCTATATGCCGCATGCAGAGATTTTGGAAGGTCCCCAATTCCATAGAATCTACCCTGTTGTGAAACTCATTGATATCGATAAATCGCAGGCCCCTAAATAAACAGAACAAAGTTTACACATTAGTTCAGCTGATTTACatgttcatcaaaataaaaaatgaatatataaaaataaggtaaaaatatacatttaaaacacaTACAAAAATGCTGGGTATCATCAAACCCACCATTTTTGTATGTGTAATATTAcgttatttttttgtattagaGGTCCCTaagttgaaaatatttaatcaggTTGTTTTGCATGAATATtagttagaaaaaaattaatagatcAAAACACAGAATAATAGACAATTTAACTTTATTGAAATAATCCCTCCCCCTCCACCAAACTCCATCAAAAATCTAAGCAACACTAGCAATGTTGAGTTTTAATCACACAGACCTACAGAAAGACTTAAATTACCATAAACATGAACTCAGAACTatttaagaatttaaagaaTCATCAGCATCAgaaccctcccccaccccccaccccttCCCCCTCCTGCAACCCACTGCAAAACACAGACAGTTGTCTTACCCAAATTTGGTGTGCCAGAAATCAAGCACTTGCAGCATGCAAGGGGTGGTTATGTGTAGCTTCTGAGACATGGCCTCTAACCCAGCCACGTAATCTTTATGCCAGGGTTTGGGCACCACATCCATTTCCTCCCTGTGGGGTGGGCGTTTCTCCTCGACATCCTTCTCCTTTTCTCTCTGATCCTTCAGGACAAAATCaactgaagaagaaaaatatcaGGATTTAATGAAAAGATTCATGGTACCATAATACACAACTTCAGGATGTCAAGATACAGTTGCATATAACTGCCACAAATGTAAGGTTATTGACTGCAGAACTGACAGTGTAAATATCAGGTGCTTACCAATAGCTTTCTTTACACTCAAAAGATAGTCTTCTCTCAtttcatctgataaattttcaatggtttcAGAATGTCCCTTCTGTAAAGAAGAACATCTATATTAGGAtttttttgattgatggaattgaaaacaatgataaataatgtaatataaaattcCTAATTTGTATGGAACTTTTACAGAATCAGTTGCATTTGATATTGTCTTCCCTAGTATTCTAAATGAGATGAGGGCAATGTTTAAGAATCACTGAACTGGAGACCCTTTCCCTTAAATTGTAGATATAGACACAGTACCTGTAAGTTGTATAAATTCAATAATGACTAATCACTTAGAGTTAGTATACACATATAAACAGATAAAAACAGTCCTTGTGCCTGGAGTCGATGTTAAAtgctttttctcaaaaattcaTGCAGTAAGTAGTAAATACCTTTAACTCCTCTGAAACAAGACCAAGGACATTTTCCAGCCAAGAGTCCTCCATGGGGGCGACATGTTCTGTGTCTATTCCATTGTGAATGTAGTAGTAATATCTCTGCAATAAATGAGAGAGAGGAAATTatcatttatcttttttttttctttcaaagattTCCCTCATTTCCACAGTGCCACTTCAAAATTCAGCTTTATTTGCATGAGAATGATCCAGTTTTACATACCAAGATATCTTTATCGGCCGCAGTGGGCGTTCCTGTTCTGGACAGGGGAGGTAACTCTCCATTACCATTAACTGATCCTGAAGCGCTATGAGGTTGAACCCCATCCTCTTGCCTAAAATTATGAGACAACAAATTCTTATTCATTAgtcaaaacttttatttaagtcAATTGGCATATTACATTTGGCCTTGGCtgtgcattttatttcattgtgttATATAGCAGAATGCTGGCTATCCTCTAGATCAAGTTCATTACCAAATGTTAAACACAATCATGTGAATGTTATAGGGTACATCAAGAAATACACATCATCAAATCCATACTAACCTAAAGAATCATTTCTGACAAATACTGTACCTGCTAAAAATTATACCAGTATTTTACAGTATACTGGCAATAGCAAAAGTTACTTACCGGTAATTTATAAGAAACCTGTATGGTTGTGACTTTAGGCTAAACTATATATAAGCTACTATTTAACCTCATTTTCCCATTCTAATTTAGATATATTAACTGGGTGACTTACATAATGATGTCAACCAAAGCCTTTCTGAAGTTCTCCCTGTCTTTCTTAGGCTGCTGAAACTGTGTGACATCTGTATCTGCGCCATTCTGTTTTTCAATTGGTTTAAGCTGGTTGGGTTTTCTTCGCTTGGGCTCTCCTGAAAGACAAGAATGGATAATGAGAAAGTCAGTTCCAAAGGCAGAacttttttttcactaaatcAATGCAAAGATGTTTCAATGTTAGCAGTTGGTGAAAAGAGGGAAAGAAAGCTTTTTGTCATGATTCTCTTATCAACAACAGCCCTAACATTTTCTGCATATATGTtgcatttttataattatttgactTACTAGCAGTGAGCTCTCCAACCAGATCTATTCCATTTTTATCATCTCCAAGGATTTTTCCTGACAGTTCAAAATTTGGTTGATTTTGCTGCCATACTGGTTTTGATCTTTTTGAAGGAAGAACAGGGAGGAATCGGATAGGGTCATCTGTCCCTTTCCCTTTACTTCTACCGTTTGCTCTTCCGGGTGTAAGCTGTGGAAACATTGACAACATATAGatgaaaatattatatacaGCACATAAATTATGCAAAACAATTTGGTACTACTGTGTCATTAGGAATTGCTACATAAAGTGTGATCCATGTCAATGCATGCCCCTGTTTTTGAGCTTATGTAATAACGGTTTTCTATAAAGTATAAAACTTGtgtacataaaattttatgctttcataataattaaaaaattactgaaacaaactaaaattaaaaattacataaaagaTTATAAAATAAAGTGACACGAAagagtgaaaataaatttaaagtatGCAAATAAAGAAGTTGATCAAGTCTGAATAGATCTATCAAAAGTTTCAACGGTAACACTGGATGTGCACAACAAATAAGTACAACATGTCGAAACGGTAAAAGAAAATCGTCCTTCCATTTGTCAAGTAagattgaaattgaaaaatgattAAGTATGCTTACATCAAGATCTGCCATCTTTTTAAATCGCCTCACACTAAATTTTTATTTCGCATGTGTCCTTCATTTGTTTGGTATCGATGGGTTATCGAGACTTCCTCTGACCAAAACAAAATGGCGGACATGCAATATGCGTTGCGTTGCTAAGCAAATATCAATAatcttttattctttatatttgtttaatatattgggTCATTCACATCAATTGTTACATTGATTACATTGTTTAACTTCAATATGcttcattttattcaaaacacGAGAAGACTTTTTCCGAAAACGTCCGAAAAATTTAAACGAGATGACGTCAGATTCGTCGTTTCGGTAAGGCATGAGGTAAAAATAGTACTTTCGGAACTAACTTTACCCTAGTTTACTTCACCAAAAATGAGTTCAGTTTTTAACGAATTGAATCAAAAGTTAGCTTTATTATCAGTGACAGGCCTAGCTGCAATATTAGGATTGAACTCTTTCCGGGGATTTATTCACCACAGTAGGATTGTTTCATAACTACTCATTTCTGCTCGACACATGTAGTTTAGTtcgaattttctttaaaatctcgAATTTCCTCAAACGTCTTTTTATTCGGCGTATGCTTGATATTACAAAAAGCTTCAATCATAAGTTCATATTTGATGTTTCGATTGTTAAGATTTAAGTTGTTAtgtgtttttaatatataaattttaaaactttagtgatataaaaattgaaaaattaatagGACCTTGGTAATATTATAactattaattatattatatattaatatatatatataataaattttttgttctttgcttgcttgtcaaataattttatgtAGACTCTATACCTTTTGTGAGGCTGATTGCTATCATTTTTTGTGTAGAGAAGATTAGAGAGTCCGGATTTTACAAAGACTCTTTGGAAATGGTCAATCACTATCCTCCAGCTGTGGAACATTTAGGGAAGCCTATAAAAGGTCACAGGATAACTTATGCAGATCCAGAGAACAAATTGACAGACACTGACATTTGTGTAAGCTttgattgatatattttttttaatttcaatgtgtTCCAGTCATTGACAGGTTACTGTACaatgcatattttatttaaagactGTATTTACTATTGTATCATGCATACTTATACTCTGCCCCCAAGATATCATCACATCTTATTTTGCTTAATTATTTGatgtttataaatacctcagggttcacacaatgttcattcaattttttgaaaaaacccAAGGTTTCTTCTTTGAAATGCCCCTATGTAGCTTGTCGAATACTGagtgaaaaaatattaagtcTACCAATATTTTGCATTGAAAATGCCATAAAAGTAACCAAACAATAACAATGAAAAATTGTGCTGTGTGCTGAGATTAGAAAAAAAGTATCAGCATTCCCAATTATAAATCCAGTAGGAAATTTAATGTATTCACTCTTGTTAATTTTTCCAGGTAAAAAGAGATGAAGACTGTCAATGAAGAAATCTTGTATTGATTTCAGTTGTACctcttttacatatatttttctaaagaccccagggggtagggtggggccacaatgggggtcaaatttttacatagaaatatatagagtaaatcttaaaaatcttcttctcagaacctAATTAGCctgaaaagctgaaacttgtgtgaaagtatcctcatgtagtgtagattcagagttgtgaaaatcattgcCCCCACGggtagtgtggggccacaaaatggggtCAAATttgtacataggaatttatagagaaaatctgtaaaaatcttcttctcagaaacttatcagccaggaaagctgaaatttgtgtggaagcatcttcaggtaggtagatttaaatttgtgaaaatcatgatccctgtggcaagggttgggccacaaaagggggtcaaatttttacatatgaatatagagcaaatcttttaaaatcttcttctcaaaaactaatcagccaggtagtttgtattatgactccatttaGCTAATTtcatcatacctattgttcctcaggtgagcaatgtggcccattggcctcGTGTTTGAATGGATGGAACTGTAGCTCCATGGTCCTTCAACCCAAATTTTACATGGAACTACAATTCTCTGTATGAAAGGAATTGCTCTGCTATAGCTGTATGCAAGGGCGTTGGAACAGGGGTGGTGGTCACCACCCCAAAAATTTTTgccaaaatatgattttttaaaaattaaggcTAAAGGAGTTTTATAATGGCGATCTGTGTTCATCGAAGCGGCAGTGATTTTCTAAGAATTGGAGCGGCGAAGGGGGAACtctctttaaatttatataaacaaaaatggggtatacatgtataaacatgttCCCGGTGTGTGTTGACAATTAACAGAGCATATTAATTATATAGATTAGAAATAATGAATATATGTTCTCCAGCTTTGTCACAATGTCAGATCCCCTGTCGCCCCAATATCAAAT from Crassostrea angulata isolate pt1a10 chromosome 7, ASM2561291v2, whole genome shotgun sequence includes:
- the LOC128193139 gene encoding uncharacterized protein LOC128193139, whose protein sequence is MSSVFNELNQKLALLSVTGLAAILGLNSFRGFIHHKKIRESGFYKDSLEMVNHYPPAVEHLGKPIKGHRITYADPENKLTDTDICVKVPLHGPEGDGILYTWATRKSMKDKWIIDRLDIKILNGGKWTFYVKEAQPEELNENGTEETNNTEDENKI